The window AAATATTTCTAAATGATTACCATAAATCACTAATTTCTCTTCAACTGTAGAGTTTTCGAATAACTTTTTATAACTTTTGATAGCTTTATTTATTTTATTGAGTTCTGAATAAGAGATAATCGCAATCAAATTGTTAATTTTAAAATTTATTTCAGACTCATTTTTTCTTTTTAAAAGAGTGAGTAGAATCTTGTTAGATGTTTGGACATCTTTAATTTTATATAAAGAGTAAGCGTAGTTATACAGAATTTTAGTGCTTATATCAATATTATTTTTTAGAAGTTTATTTAAGTTAGGTGTAATCAATTCTATAAAATTTAAAAAGTTATCTTCATAATAAAATATTCGACCTAAATAAAGCAAGATTTCTAAATTTTCTAAGGGTTTATGTAAAGTCAAAGCAATTTCTAAATATTTTTTCGAAAATATAATTTGTTTTAGTTCGAAGTAAAGAATTCCTAATAAAATTGATATTTTCTTTTTATTGTAATCATTTAATTCAGTAAAGCAAATTTCGATTTCTAAATTACTATCTACTTGTCTTGAGTCTATTACTACTTCTAGTCTTTTTAAAGCTTGTTCCTCTTTAGTTTCTAATAAAAATTCTGGAGTAACAATAGTTTCAGAATTTTTAATTTTTAAAATATTATTAAAATTTTCAGCCACTATTTTTGCAGTTTTATAGGTGAGCCCTCTTTTACCAATTTCAATCATACCAATAAATTGTCTGGTAAGATTTGAGCTGCTTAATTCTTTTTGTGTGATGTTATATTTTTTTCTTAAAAAAACAATTTTTTCTTCAGGTGTTAAAAACATATTTTTCCTTTCTAAATTCTATATTACTCCGGCTTCTAAAATTTTAAAACTAATTTGCTCACAATTAATTTCAGCTTGAGCACCAAAAGGTATGGTTATTATAGGAGATGTGTGTCCAAAATTCAGATTATATAAAATCGGTAAATCTTTTAAATTATACTCGTCTCTGATAACTTTTAGTAAAATCTGCTTATATTCATCATAAAATTTTGAGTGTCTGGGTTTTCCAAAAATAATTCCATTAATAGAATTGAGTATTCCTTGAGCACCATAATTTCTTAACCAATATTCAAGATGTAAGGGAGTTGTAATTGATTCAGATACTTCCAAAAAAAGAATTGCATTTTTCCAAATTTTTTTAGATGGCCAAATCTCAGTGC of the Cetobacterium sp. ZOR0034 genome contains:
- a CDS encoding helix-turn-helix domain-containing protein, which gives rise to MFLTPEEKIVFLRKKYNITQKELSSSNLTRQFIGMIEIGKRGLTYKTAKIVAENFNNILKIKNSETIVTPEFLLETKEEQALKRLEVVIDSRQVDSNLEIEICFTELNDYNKKKISILLGILYFELKQIIFSKKYLEIALTLHKPLENLEILLYLGRIFYYEDNFLNFIELITPNLNKLLKNNIDISTKILYNYAYSLYKIKDVQTSNKILLTLLKRKNESEINFKINNLIAIISYSELNKINKAIKSYKKLFENSTVEEKLVIYGNHLEIFLINKSKVDFDEVKNNILKILGFYETSTDHKFKLYILIAKCYLALNNQKMAYYFYMLGLKLPNNNLISFDIKYEVTIDILKNISLDEIQMNEVIEIFLEFFNLNKNYKMALAFIKNLKSEDRKLDILSKLE